The following proteins are encoded in a genomic region of Magallana gigas chromosome 1, xbMagGiga1.1, whole genome shotgun sequence:
- the LOC136276098 gene encoding uncharacterized protein PF3D7_1120000-like, whose translation MINRMEADLFTWMDSDAKRIQDKEKVLDKKMTEKEKELQEYKKHVKEMENISQKMKEEVQKSTPFYNASEAGTFIREIQQKADEQIQKAKEKLALMEAEVDALKKDNKENVKIFGEILDQILPHIKDMTETFNEAEEWVKAAATGQEREAWSIYVEPKIATEETFKSLKELFTEHCKKFCFVRNGRTHKISGEIQLKKPLNIKELNKLLGPNIYLNGGPKEQATEKWSMAAKFNENDYFSIFFTDQTLKGGETTCEISK comes from the coding sequence ATGATAAATCGCATGGAAGCCGATTTGTTCACTTGGATGGACAGCGATGCTAAAAGAATCCAAGATAAAGAAAAAGTCCTGGataaaaaaatgacagaaaaagaaaaagagctccaagaatacaaaaaacatgtcaaagaaatggaaaatatcagcCAGAAAATGAAAGAAGAAGTACAGAAATCCACTCCCTTCTACAATGCCTCAGAAGCCGGAACTTTCATCAGAGAAATTCAACAGAAAGCTGATGAACAAATCCAAAAAGCTAAAGAAAAATTGGCCCTCATGGAAGCAGAAGTCGACGCACTCAAGAAAGACAACAAAGAAAACGTCAAAATATTCGGAGAAATACTGGACCAAATCCTCCCCCACATCAAGGATATGACAGAAACTTTCAACGAAGCCGAAGAATGGGTGAAAGCAGCAGCCACAGGACAAGAAAGAGAAGCATGGAGCATCTATGTCGAACCCAAAATCGCAACGGAAGAAACATTCAAAAGTCTCAAGGAACTCTTCACCGAACATTGCAAAAAATTCTGCTTCGTCAGAAACGGAAGAACCCACAAAATCAGCGGGGAAATTCAGCTGAAAAAACCACTCAACATCAAAGAACTCAACAAACTCCTGGGACCAAACATCTATCTGAACGGAGGACCGAAGGAACAAGCCACTGAAAAATGGTCCATGGCCGCGAAGTTCAACGAAAATGATTATTTCTCGATCTTCTTCACGGATCAAACCCTCAAAGGCGGAGAAACAACATGTGAAATCAGCAAATAA
- the LOC105328135 gene encoding P2X purinoceptor 7: MNPLCEFKTNATVRFNPYAGRSARNVRADNQPSVNDTMAAQARPENISDELECINLMAAVDNMSQDQMRAVLKASIAAGPEYMQWFVMGQQQATGQVSGSSNSNVPWCSCGVCHIFDDHRMNICCRQSPCITSKPEFRNLCLRHDVLEVANILNWSYRTNQDPSFSISTFRNQAYRNFILWQHGRLGAGRGIPVPACVCRTVRQRFPEPNGQYTGYHSTHSDSD; the protein is encoded by the exons ATGAACCCACTGTGTGAATTCAAGACAAATGCTACA GTTCGATTTAATCCATACGCAGGGAGGAGTGCAAGGAATGTGAGAGCTGATAATCAGCCCAGTGTAAATGACACGATGGCAGCTCAAGCTAGACCTGAAAATATATCAGATGAGTTGGAATGCATTAATCTAATg gCTGCAGTTGACAACATGTCTCAGGATCAAATGAGAGCTGTTCTGAAGGCGTCCATTGCAGCTGGTCCAGAGTATATGCAATGGTTTGTGATGGGACAGCAACAGGCTACTGGACAGGTTTCTGGTAGTTCCAATTCAAATGTGCCATGGTGTTCATGTGGAGTTTGTCATATTTTTGATGATCATCGCATGAACATCTGCTGCAGGCAATCTCCATGCATTACCTCAAAGCCTGAATTTCGCAATTTGTGCTTGAGGCATGATGTGCTGGAGGTTGCAAACATATTGAATTGGAGCTACAGAACTAACCAGGACCCTAGTTTTTCTATATCCACTTTCAGAAATCAAGCATACAGAAATTTCATTTTGTGGCAACATGGACGTCTTGGTGCAGGAAGAGGCATTCCTGTACCAGCCTGTGTATGTCGTACAGTGCGTCAGAGGTTCCCAGAGCCTAATGGGCAGTACACTGGGTATCACTCGACACATTCAGACTCTGATTAA